The following DNA comes from Bryobacteraceae bacterium.
CCGGCTTGCGCCCAGATCGCCGTATCGCCGTTCAGGCCGGCAAGGGCGCGGTACTCGCGGAGCGCCTCGTCACGTTGACCGTCGGCGAGCAGCAGACCGGCGAGGTTGGCTTGCAGCAGCGGATCGTCGGGCCGCGACTTCGCCATGGCGCGGAAGCGTTCGATCTCCCGGGCGCGCTGGCCGGCGGGATCGAGCGTCGCCAGTTCGATCATCCCCGCTTCGCGGCGCGCACTTCGCTGGCGGGCCGGACGCAGATTGCGGTACTTGTCGAGCCATTGCTGCCCTTCGTCGTCGCGGCCGAGTTCGATGAGGGCGCGGCCCAGGTGGAGCGCTACGCCGGCGTCGGTGGGGGCGATCTTCGCCGCCGCGCGCAACGGGGCTTCGGCGTCTTTCGCGCGGTCGAGCGACAGCAATACGGCGCCCAGAAGGTCAAGCGCGGGGGCTTGGTTGGGGGCGATCTTCAGCGCGGATTCGAGATGCGGCAGCGCTTCCTCGGAACGGCCCAGGCGATTCAGAAGCCAGGCGCGCGCCACGTGGGCCGGCGCGAGTTTCGCATCGAGCTCGATCGCCTTGGCGAGACGGGCGAGGGCGGCATCCGCGTCGGACTCCCAGCCGGCCTGCGCCGCGTAGAAGTGGCCGAGAGGATCCCGGGGGTTGCGCGCCACGTAGCTGGACAGTTCGCGCAGGCCTTCGTCGTGCCCCGAGACCGTCATCGCAAGCGCACGCGCGCGGTCGCGACGGGCGGCCTGGTCCGCGGGAACGCGCGCGAGGTACTGGCCGTAGGCGGCCGCGGCGTCGCCGAAGTAGCCGGCGTCCTCCGCGGCGCGCGCCAAGGCGAGCGCGATCCCGGGTTGACTTGGGAACTCACGCTGGGCGCGCGCCAGCAGGAACACCGCCCGAGTGGAATTGCCCGCGGCCGCGTTCGCCAAACCGGCTTCGAGCGCCGCGGCGGGGTCTTCCGGTTTCAGGCGGATGGCGGCTTCGAGCGACTCGACGGCGCGCGCGTAGTGTCCGGCGCGGCCGGCGGCGCGGCCCAACAATAGAAGCAGGCCGAAGTCCGGGGGGAGGGACGCGGCGAGCTTTTCAAGCCGCTGTTCGGCCTGGGAAAACTCACCGGCCGCAAGCTCGAGCCGGGCCAGTTGCAGGTTGGCGTTCGGGTGGTTCGGCGACAGAGCCGCTAATTGTTCGAAATAGTTGCGGGCCTTGGCGGGATCGCCACAGGCAACGTAGTGATTGCCGGCGTTGTTCAACAGAGCCGCCGCTGGCTTGCCCCGCGCCAGCGCCCGCTGATAGATCGGTTCCGCTTCGGCGCAGCGCCCGGCCTGATCCAAGCGGGCGGCCTCACGCAAATCTGCCGGCGGCTGCGGATAGGCAACCGCCGGCAGGAGGAAAAAGGCGATTCGAGCGCTAGAACTCAACTCGCAATCCGAGCTGTGCGCGGCGCCCGAAGGTGCCCGCCAACTGGTTGTTGGAGACGCCGAACAGGCTGCTCTGCACGTTCGTGTTCGGGTTCGCCCATGTCATGTTGTTTGCTGCGTTGAACACATCCATGCGGAGTTCACCGCGGAAGCGCTCAGTCACCGGAATGCGCTTCACGATCGACATGTCCAGATTGAACAGGCCCGGGTTGGTGAGGCCGTCGTACTGCCACGGATTCGTCCGCGGAGTGAACGCCGGGAGGCGCGAAAAGGCCTGGGTGTTGAACCAGCGCGACGGCGTCGGGTTGTCGACTACCGGATCGCCGTTGACCTGCATTCCGCCGAAGCGGACGAAGAAGCCTGAGCGCCATGTCATGATGCCGCTCAGGTCCCAACCGCCGATAGCGTAGTCGACCACGCGCGGCATTGATGCGCCGAAGGCCCGGCCGCGGCCCACCGGAAGCTCCCATGTACCGGCGAGCGTGAGACGGTGGCGGGGGCGATCGTTGTTCTGCCAGGTGAACTCCTGCGTGAACGACGAGATGTCGTTGAAGAACACTTCGTCGCGCTGGCGCGAGTAGTTGTAGCCCATCAACACGGAGTAGCCGTTGGCGAAGCGGCGGTTCAGCCGCAACTGGAGCGACTGGTATCGCGAGTTGCCGCCGTTGATCCCGTCGATCACGTTCAGGTTCCCATACTGCGGGTACTGGCGGAACAGCGAGGTCAGCGCGATGGTCCGTTGGTATCGCAGAGCGCCGGGGAACTTGTCCACGGTGGAGAAGTTGTAGAACGGATTCGGGACGGCCTTGTTGATCGCATCCTTATATTGATAGGCGATGCGCGGGTCGACCTGATTGACGTTGTAGGTACCGACCAACTGGCTGGTGAGGTTCAGGTAGTACGTGACGTCGAGCACTGCGTTTTGCGGAAGCTGCCGCTGGAACGAAACATTTACGCGGTCGCTGTAGCTTCGCGGCCGGTCGCGCGCGACGTAGGAGAGAGAATCGCCGAGCGAGGTGTAACGGCCGAGGCTCTTCTCGTAGGCGGGCACCACCGGTTGCGAGGCGGGGAACGGATCGCGCAGGCGAGCCGAGGGGACGCCCAGCACGGCCGGGTAGGCGCCGGTGACGTTCTTGTAGCCGACGTAGATCGTGTCGAAGATGTTGAACGATCCTCCGGTCCAGGGAGTGAGGTAGCGGCCGTAGCCGACACGCAGCGAACTCATGTCGTTCAAGCGGTAGGCGAAACCGACGCGGGGTGAAAAGCCGCCCTTGCCGGCGTTCCATTGGCCGCGGTTGCTCGAATCGGCGAACTGGAAAGCGCCGTTCAGGGTAGTGGGCCCCTGATAGAACTGGCTCACTTCGGCCGGGAACACCGGAGCGCCAGCGCCCTGCATTTCAGGGATGGGCGACGTGAGGTCGAGCGGCCGCGTGAGCCGGTCCTGCGGATCGATGTATGCGGTCTCGTACTCGTAGCGGAGGCCGAGGTTGATCGTGAGGTTCCGCGTGACCTTCCAGTCGTCGTTAATGAACATTCCGTAGAATCGGTTCTGGCCTTCTGGAAGGATGGTGGCCGTCATCGATGTGGCGCCACTATCCCAACTGTCAGCGCCGCCACCGGCCGGTTGGATCGCTCCGAGAAGGAACGTCGCGTAGCCGTCACCGGACGTGCGGAGGTCGGGATTGATATAGGTGGCCGCGGTGGCGTCAGCCTGGAAACCGAAGCCGGGGTTATTGCTGACGATGAGGCTGGTAGTGCGGGTTCCGCGCGTATCGGCGCCCATCTTCAGGTAGTGCTTTCCTTGCTGCCGGGCCACCTTCACGCTGAGGCTGTCGGCGTGCGGGCGCTGATCCCATGTGCCGCCGCGGGGACCGAGCGAGGTCCAGTACTCACCCGTACCACTACCCAAGATCGACATGCGCGGCAACAGTTCCGGCACCGCGCCGTTTCCGAAGACGGCTTTGTAGAAATCCGAATTCGGCCAGTACTTCGCCCAGCAGCCTTCGCACGTCGAGGCGTAGCGTGAGGCGTCCACGAAGCTGTGATAGGTCCCGTTGATGTCGACAACCGTCGTGGGGCTTGCCGTCCAAACGGCGTCGGCGGAGACGGAAGCGGCATTCCGCTGACTGCCGCGGTCGTTCACGAAGAATTCGGAGCCGGTCGGGTTGGAGGTTGTCACCGGCGTCCACAGCTTGCTGAACCGCCCGTAAAAGCGGAGTTTGTCGCTATAGGCGAAGTCGGTTCGGTTGGAGAGGTTGTGATAGTCGTACCGAACGGGCAGGGGCACGTAGTAGTTGTTGACGTGATACGGGCCCTGCCCGGCGCGGTTGGCTTTCCACAGCCCGGCGATGTACTGCGTGGCGACGGGGTCCTGCTGGGACCGGGGGATCACGTTGCCGGGGAACGGCATTCGCGTGATGGTCTTCCCGTCCGCCGAGGTTTCCGTGGTGAACGGGTCATAGATGGCGCGGAGCCCGCCGGCCGAGTTCAACGACTGCGAGAAGTCGCCGGCGCGCTCGAGATCGGTGGGGACCGAGTTCAGAAAGTCGTTCGGGTCCGTCTTGCGCCATTGCTCGTAGGAGAAGAAGTTGAACAGCCGGTTCTTGACGATCGGGTTGCCGAGCGTGCCCCCGTACATGTGAGTGCGGCCGAGGTTGATGCTGCGCACCACGCGATTCTCGAGCGCGTTCGCCCACGGGTACTGGCCCTGATAGAAGGCGTTGCCGTGCCAGTCGTTGGTGCCGGATTTCATCGTGAGCGTGATGGCCGATCCGGAAGAATGGCCGTACTCGGCGTCGACGGCATTTTGTTGCACGGCGACTTCCTGCACGGCGTCCGGCGACGGCATATAGCTCGTCTTGTAGCCGATGCCGATCGGGCTGCCGTCGACCTGGAGGTCGTTCGAGTAGTTGCGTC
Coding sequences within:
- a CDS encoding carboxypeptidase-like regulatory domain-containing protein — protein: MSTRIVGRSRLARPFFRSLISRRAAIFVALSASLSAQEYRGRIQGAVTDSTQAAVVGATVTLANVRTGVASTRETNEQGRYLFDLVLPGAYTVTVQLQGFQRFIQENVLLQSRGDITVDAVLRPGDVREAITVTDVAASVQFNTSKLETTVDSALVSNLPQMSRNPLLLARLDPAVVQSDTAREVEPYFTWSGNRQEVGGGRNYSNDLQVDGSPIGIGYKTSYMPSPDAVQEVAVQQNAVDAEYGHSSGSAITLTMKSGTNDWHGNAFYQGQYPWANALENRVVRSINLGRTHMYGGTLGNPIVKNRLFNFFSYEQWRKTDPNDFLNSVPTDLERAGDFSQSLNSAGGLRAIYDPFTTETSADGKTITRMPFPGNVIPRSQQDPVATQYIAGLWKANRAGQGPYHVNNYYVPLPVRYDYHNLSNRTDFAYSDKLRFYGRFSKLWTPVTTSNPTGSEFFVNDRGSQRNAASVSADAVWTASPTTVVDINGTYHSFVDASRYASTCEGCWAKYWPNSDFYKAVFGNGAVPELLPRMSILGSGTGEYWTSLGPRGGTWDQRPHADSLSVKVARQQGKHYLKMGADTRGTRTTSLIVSNNPGFGFQADATAATYINPDLRTSGDGYATFLLGAIQPAGGGADSWDSGATSMTATILPEGQNRFYGMFINDDWKVTRNLTINLGLRYEYETAYIDPQDRLTRPLDLTSPIPEMQGAGAPVFPAEVSQFYQGPTTLNGAFQFADSSNRGQWNAGKGGFSPRVGFAYRLNDMSSLRVGYGRYLTPWTGGSFNIFDTIYVGYKNVTGAYPAVLGVPSARLRDPFPASQPVVPAYEKSLGRYTSLGDSLSYVARDRPRSYSDRVNVSFQRQLPQNAVLDVTYYLNLTSQLVGTYNVNQVDPRIAYQYKDAINKAVPNPFYNFSTVDKFPGALRYQRTIALTSLFRQYPQYGNLNVIDGINGGNSRYQSLQLRLNRRFANGYSVLMGYNYSRQRDEVFFNDISSFTQEFTWQNNDRPRHRLTLAGTWELPVGRGRAFGASMPRVVDYAIGGWDLSGIMTWRSGFFVRFGGMQVNGDPVVDNPTPSRWFNTQAFSRLPAFTPRTNPWQYDGLTNPGLFNLDMSIVKRIPVTERFRGELRMDVFNAANNMTWANPNTNVQSSLFGVSNNQLAGTFGRRAQLGLRVEF
- a CDS encoding tetratricopeptide repeat protein, which codes for MSSSARIAFFLLPAVAYPQPPADLREAARLDQAGRCAEAEPIYQRALARGKPAAALLNNAGNHYVACGDPAKARNYFEQLAALSPNHPNANLQLARLELAAGEFSQAEQRLEKLAASLPPDFGLLLLLGRAAGRAGHYARAVESLEAAIRLKPEDPAAALEAGLANAAAGNSTRAVFLLARAQREFPSQPGIALALARAAEDAGYFGDAAAAYGQYLARVPADQAARRDRARALAMTVSGHDEGLRELSSYVARNPRDPLGHFYAAQAGWESDADAALARLAKAIELDAKLAPAHVARAWLLNRLGRSEEALPHLESALKIAPNQAPALDLLGAVLLSLDRAKDAEAPLRAAAKIAPTDAGVALHLGRALIELGRDDEGQQWLDKYRNLRPARQRSARREAGMIELATLDPAGQRAREIERFRAMAKSRPDDPLLQANLAGLLLADGQRDEALREYRALAGLNGDTAIWAQAGRALSAAGELEAARPFLERAGLRTDPAAAAIALARKGKQRAASDLLDEALRESPSNADLHLSRALVAALGGDTAGALERLRRVESRWPDWDRPWIAEGLLLQGPTRTARLRTAVALGAPASIAACENLQEWISGGCGQ